A part of Streptomyces sp. NBC_01210 genomic DNA contains:
- the dnaB gene encoding replicative DNA helicase yields MDDPWAADGPSDRLPVSRQRRGEGRGGREDQHERGRDSGGWDGSSPGFERVPPQDLDAEQSVLGGMLLSKDAIADVVEIIKGHDFYRPAHETVYTAILDLYAKGEPADPITVAAELVKRGEITRVGGAPYLHTLVQSVPTAANASYYAEIVHERAVLRRLVEAGTKITQMGYAADGDVDEIVNSAQAEIYAVTEQRTSEDYLPLGDIMEGALDEIEAIGSRSGEMTGVPTGFTDFDSLTNGLHPGQMIVIAARPAMGKSTLALDFARACSIKNNLPSVIFSLEMGRNEIAMRLLSAEARVALHHMRSGTMTDEDWTRLARRMPDVSQAPLYIDDSPNLSMMEIRAKCRRLKQRNDLKLVVIDYLQLMQSGGSKRAESRQQEVSDMSRNLKLLAKELELPVIALSQLNRGPEQRTDKKPMVSDLRESGSIEQDADMVILLHREDAYEKESPRAGEADLIVAKHRNGPTATITVAFQGHYSRFVDMAQT; encoded by the coding sequence TTGGACGACCCGTGGGCCGCAGACGGTCCCAGTGATCGTCTGCCCGTCTCCCGCCAGCGTCGCGGCGAAGGCCGCGGTGGTCGAGAGGACCAGCACGAGCGCGGCAGGGACAGCGGCGGCTGGGACGGAAGCTCCCCCGGCTTCGAGCGTGTGCCTCCCCAGGACCTGGACGCCGAGCAGTCCGTCCTCGGCGGCATGCTGCTCTCCAAGGACGCCATCGCCGACGTCGTAGAGATCATCAAAGGCCACGACTTCTACCGGCCCGCCCACGAGACGGTCTACACGGCGATCCTCGACCTCTATGCCAAGGGCGAGCCGGCCGACCCCATCACCGTCGCCGCCGAGCTGGTCAAGCGAGGCGAGATCACCCGGGTCGGCGGAGCGCCGTACCTCCACACGCTGGTCCAGTCGGTGCCGACCGCGGCCAACGCGTCGTACTACGCGGAGATCGTCCATGAGCGCGCTGTGCTGCGCAGACTCGTGGAGGCCGGCACCAAGATCACGCAGATGGGATACGCGGCCGACGGCGACGTCGACGAGATCGTCAACTCCGCCCAGGCCGAGATCTACGCCGTAACCGAGCAGCGCACCAGCGAGGACTATCTGCCGCTCGGCGACATCATGGAAGGCGCGCTCGACGAGATCGAGGCGATCGGCTCGCGCAGCGGCGAGATGACGGGTGTACCGACCGGGTTCACCGACTTCGACTCACTGACCAACGGTCTGCACCCCGGCCAGATGATCGTCATCGCGGCCCGGCCCGCCATGGGTAAGTCGACGCTGGCGCTGGACTTCGCCCGGGCCTGTTCGATCAAGAACAACCTGCCCAGCGTGATTTTCTCTCTCGAAATGGGGCGCAATGAGATCGCGATGCGCCTGCTGTCCGCGGAGGCGCGGGTGGCGCTGCATCACATGCGCTCCGGGACGATGACGGACGAGGACTGGACCCGGCTGGCGCGCCGCATGCCGGATGTCTCCCAGGCCCCGCTGTATATCGACGACTCCCCGAACCTCTCCATGATGGAGATCCGCGCGAAGTGCCGACGGCTGAAGCAGCGCAATGATCTGAAGCTGGTCGTCATCGACTATCTGCAGCTGATGCAGTCCGGTGGCTCGAAGCGCGCCGAGAGCCGTCAGCAGGAGGTCTCGGACATGTCCCGAAACCTCAAGCTGCTGGCCAAGGAGCTCGAGCTCCCGGTGATCGCGTTGTCCCAGCTGAACCGTGGCCCCGAGCAGCGTACGGACAAGAAACCGATGGTCTCCGACCTGCGTGAATCGGGCTCCATCGAGCAGGACGCGGACATGGTCATCCTGTTGCACCGCGAAGATGCGTACGAGAAGGAGTCTCCGCGCGCGGGCGAGGCGGACCTGATCGTGGCCAAGCACCGTAACGGTCCGACGGCCACGATCACGGTCGCCTTCCAGGGGCACTACTCGCGCTTTGTGGACATGGCGCAGACCTGA
- a CDS encoding MATE family efflux transporter yields the protein MTAAPTAPKARRQRHDREIITLAVPAFGALVAEPLFVMVDSAIIGHLGTPQLAGLAVASALLMTAVSIFVFLAYATTAAVARRVGAGDLAAAIRQGMDGIWLALLLGVAVIAVTLPTAPWLVQLFGVSDTAAPYATTYLRISSLGIPAMLIVLAATGILRGLQDTRTPLYVAIGGFAANAALNVALVYGAGFGIAGSAWGTVIAQCAMAAAYLVVVVRGARRHGASLRPDAAGIRASAQAGVPLLIRTLSLRAVLMIATAVAARLGDTEIAAHQIVLSLWSLMAFALDAIAIAGQAIIGRYLGADDAEGARQACRRMVQWGIASGVVLGIVIVASRPLLVPLFTTDQAVHSTLLPALLVVAVSQPIAGVVFVLDGVLMGAGDGSYLAGAMLVTLAVFAPVALLIPTFGGGLTALWWAMALMMTVRMLTLWLRMRSGRWLVTGATR from the coding sequence ATGACAGCGGCTCCCACAGCACCCAAGGCGCGTCGGCAACGGCACGACCGAGAGATCATCACGCTCGCCGTCCCCGCCTTCGGCGCCCTCGTCGCCGAGCCTCTCTTCGTGATGGTGGACAGCGCCATCATCGGCCACCTCGGCACGCCGCAACTTGCCGGACTGGCGGTCGCCTCGGCCCTTCTGATGACCGCCGTCAGCATCTTCGTCTTCCTCGCCTACGCCACTACGGCCGCCGTCGCACGCCGCGTAGGCGCAGGTGATCTCGCGGCCGCAATCCGGCAGGGCATGGACGGCATCTGGCTCGCCCTGCTGCTCGGTGTCGCCGTCATCGCCGTCACCCTGCCCACCGCCCCCTGGCTCGTACAGCTCTTCGGCGTCTCCGACACCGCCGCCCCGTACGCCACCACATATCTACGGATCTCCAGCCTCGGCATCCCCGCGATGCTGATCGTGCTGGCTGCCACCGGCATACTGCGCGGCCTGCAGGACACCCGGACTCCTCTGTACGTGGCCATCGGTGGCTTCGCCGCCAACGCGGCACTCAACGTCGCCCTCGTATACGGCGCCGGTTTCGGCATCGCCGGCTCCGCCTGGGGCACCGTTATCGCCCAGTGCGCGATGGCCGCCGCCTATCTGGTCGTGGTCGTACGGGGAGCACGTCGGCACGGTGCCTCCCTGCGCCCCGACGCCGCCGGGATACGGGCCAGTGCTCAGGCGGGGGTCCCCCTCTTGATCCGTACACTCTCGCTGCGCGCAGTCCTGATGATCGCCACTGCCGTCGCGGCCCGCCTCGGTGACACCGAGATCGCCGCCCATCAGATCGTCCTCTCCCTGTGGAGCCTGATGGCCTTCGCACTCGACGCGATTGCCATCGCCGGGCAGGCGATCATCGGCCGTTATCTGGGAGCCGACGACGCCGAGGGCGCCCGGCAGGCCTGCCGTCGCATGGTGCAGTGGGGGATCGCCTCCGGTGTGGTTCTCGGAATCGTGATCGTGGCCTCCCGACCACTCCTGGTCCCTCTGTTCACGACCGACCAGGCGGTGCACAGCACCCTGCTCCCGGCATTGCTGGTGGTCGCCGTCTCCCAACCGATCGCCGGCGTGGTCTTTGTCCTCGACGGCGTACTGATGGGAGCCGGTGACGGCTCGTACCTGGCCGGGGCGATGCTGGTGACGCTGGCGGTCTTCGCGCCGGTCGCCCTGCTCATCCCCACCTTCGGTGGCGGACTGACCGCCTTGTGGTGGGCCATGGCTCTGATGATGACCGTGCGCATGCTGACGCTCTGGCTGAGAATGCGCTCCGGCCGCTGGCTCGTCACCGGTGCGACGCGCTGA
- the rplI gene encoding 50S ribosomal protein L9, which yields MKIILTHEVSGLGAAGDVVDVKDGYARNYLVPRGFAIRWTKGGEKDVAQIRRARKIHEIATIEQANEIKARLEAVKVRLAVRSGDAGRLFGSVTPADIASAIKAAGGPDVDKRRVELGSPIKTLGSHQVSVRLHPEVAAKLGVEVVAA from the coding sequence ATGAAGATCATCCTCACCCACGAGGTCTCTGGCCTCGGTGCCGCCGGCGATGTCGTTGACGTCAAGGACGGTTACGCTCGCAACTACCTGGTCCCGCGTGGTTTCGCGATCCGCTGGACCAAGGGTGGCGAGAAGGACGTGGCGCAGATCCGCCGCGCCCGCAAGATCCACGAGATCGCGACCATCGAGCAGGCCAATGAGATCAAGGCCCGGCTCGAGGCCGTAAAGGTGCGTCTGGCTGTTCGCTCCGGCGACGCCGGCCGCCTCTTCGGCTCCGTCACCCCGGCCGACATCGCCTCGGCGATCAAGGCTGCCGGTGGTCCGGACGTCGACAAGCGTCGCGTTGAGCTCGGTTCGCCGATCAAGACCCTGGGCTCGCACCAGGTGTCTGTGCGTCTGCACCCCGAGGTTGCCGCGAAGCTCGGCGTCGAGGTCGTCGCCGCGTAG
- the rpsR gene encoding 30S ribosomal protein S18, with protein sequence MAKPPVRKPKKKVCAFCKDKTAYVDYKDTNMLRKFISDRGKIRARRVTGNCTQHQRDVATAVKNSREMALLPYTSTAR encoded by the coding sequence ATGGCGAAGCCGCCTGTGCGCAAGCCGAAGAAGAAGGTCTGCGCATTCTGCAAGGACAAGACCGCGTACGTGGACTACAAGGACACGAACATGCTGCGGAAGTTCATTTCCGACCGCGGCAAGATCCGTGCCCGCCGCGTTACCGGCAACTGCACGCAGCACCAGCGTGACGTCGCCACGGCCGTGAAGAACAGCCGTGAGATGGCGCTGCTGCCCTACACGTCCACCGCGCGATAA
- a CDS encoding single-stranded DNA-binding protein encodes MAGETVITVVGNLVDDPELRFTPSGAAVAKFRVASTPRIFDKQTNEWKDGEGLFLTCSVWRQAAENVAESLTRGMRVVVQGRLKQRSYEDREGVKRTVYELDVEEVGPSLKNATAKVTKTTGRGGQGGYGGGQQQGGGNWGGGPGGGQQQGGGGAPADDPWATSAPAGGGQQQGGGGGWGGSSGGSGGGYSDEPPF; translated from the coding sequence ATGGCAGGCGAGACCGTCATCACGGTCGTCGGCAATCTCGTCGACGACCCCGAGCTGCGCTTCACCCCCTCCGGTGCGGCGGTCGCGAAGTTCCGTGTCGCGTCCACTCCCCGCATTTTCGACAAGCAGACCAATGAGTGGAAGGACGGCGAAGGCCTGTTCCTCACCTGCTCGGTCTGGCGTCAGGCGGCGGAGAACGTCGCGGAGTCGCTTACGCGAGGCATGCGCGTCGTCGTGCAGGGCCGGCTGAAGCAGCGGTCCTACGAAGACCGCGAGGGCGTCAAGCGCACGGTCTACGAGCTGGACGTCGAGGAAGTCGGCCCCAGCCTGAAGAACGCCACGGCCAAGGTCACCAAGACCACCGGTCGCGGTGGCCAGGGCGGCTATGGCGGCGGTCAGCAGCAGGGCGGCGGCAACTGGGGCGGCGGTCCCGGTGGTGGTCAGCAGCAGGGCGGCGGCGGTGCACCCGCCGACGACCCCTGGGCCACCAGTGCGCCGGCCGGCGGCGGCCAGCAGCAGGGCGGTGGGGGCGGCTGGGGCGGAAGCTCCGGCGGTTCCGGCGGCGGCTACTCGGACGAGCCTCCCTTCTAA
- the rpsF gene encoding 30S ribosomal protein S6 has translation MRHYEVMVILDPDLEERAVSPLIENFLSVVREGNGKVEKVDTWGRRRLAYEIKKKPEGIYSVIDLQAEPAVVKELDRQMNLNESVLRTKVLRPETH, from the coding sequence ATGCGTCACTACGAGGTGATGGTCATCCTCGACCCCGATCTCGAGGAGCGCGCTGTCTCCCCGCTGATCGAGAACTTCCTCTCCGTCGTCCGTGAGGGCAACGGAAAGGTTGAGAAGGTCGACACCTGGGGCCGTCGTCGTCTCGCTTACGAGATCAAGAAGAAGCCCGAGGGCATCTACTCGGTCATCGACCTGCAGGCCGAGCCTGCGGTCGTCAAGGAGCTCGACCGCCAGATGAACCTGAACGAGTCGGTCCTCCGGACCAAGGTCCTCCGTCCCGAGACCCACTGA
- a CDS encoding lipid II:glycine glycyltransferase FemX encodes MTLTLRTISREQHLAYIQSLPAASHCQVPAWADVKTEWRSENLGWFDKSGELVGAGLVLYRQLPKIKRYLAYLPEGPVINWYAPNLDDWLQPMLAHLKQQGAFSVKMGPPVVIRRWDAAAIKSGIQDPDVKRLRDVEATHIEPRAFEVSDRLRKMGWQQGEDGGAGFGDVQPRYVFQVPLANRSLDDVLKGFNQLWRRNIKKAEKAGVEVVQGGYDDLAEWQRLYEVTAERDHFRPRPLSYFQQMWSVLNGEDPNRMRLYFARHEGENVAAATMLIVGGHVWYSYGASANHKREVRPSNAMQWRMLRDAYAMGATVYDLRGISDSLDETDHLFGLIQFKVGTGGEAVEYVGEWDFPLNKLLHKALDIYMSRR; translated from the coding sequence ATGACCCTGACCCTGAGGACCATCAGCCGAGAGCAGCATCTGGCTTACATCCAGAGCCTGCCCGCGGCAAGTCACTGCCAGGTCCCGGCGTGGGCTGATGTGAAGACCGAATGGCGCTCGGAGAACCTTGGCTGGTTCGACAAGAGCGGTGAACTGGTCGGTGCCGGGCTGGTGTTGTACCGCCAGCTGCCCAAGATCAAGCGCTATCTCGCGTACCTGCCCGAGGGCCCGGTGATCAACTGGTACGCGCCGAACCTGGACGACTGGCTGCAGCCGATGCTCGCCCATCTCAAGCAGCAGGGCGCCTTCTCCGTGAAGATGGGCCCGCCGGTGGTCATTCGCCGCTGGGACGCGGCCGCCATCAAGTCCGGTATCCAGGACCCGGACGTCAAGCGGCTGCGTGACGTCGAGGCCACCCACATCGAGCCGCGCGCCTTCGAGGTCTCCGACCGGCTGCGCAAGATGGGCTGGCAGCAGGGCGAGGACGGCGGCGCCGGCTTCGGTGACGTACAGCCCCGCTATGTCTTCCAGGTACCGCTCGCCAATCGCTCGCTGGACGATGTCCTCAAGGGCTTCAACCAGCTGTGGCGGCGCAACATCAAAAAGGCCGAGAAGGCCGGCGTCGAGGTCGTGCAGGGCGGCTACGACGACCTCGCCGAGTGGCAGCGGCTCTACGAAGTCACCGCAGAGCGCGACCATTTCAGGCCCCGCCCTCTGTCGTACTTTCAGCAGATGTGGTCCGTCCTGAACGGCGAGGACCCCAACCGGATGCGGCTGTACTTCGCCCGCCACGAGGGCGAGAACGTCGCGGCCGCGACGATGCTGATCGTCGGAGGCCACGTCTGGTACTCCTACGGCGCGTCCGCCAACCACAAGCGCGAGGTCCGGCCCTCGAACGCGATGCAGTGGCGGATGCTGCGGGACGCATACGCGATGGGCGCGACCGTCTACGACCTGCGCGGCATCAGCGACTCCCTCGACGAGACCGACCACCTCTTCGGCCTGATCCAGTTCAAGGTCGGCACCGGCGGCGAGGCCGTCGAGTACGTCGGCGAGTGGGACTTCCCGCTCAACAAGCTGCTCCACAAGGCGCTCGACATCTACATGTCGCGCCGCTGA
- a CDS encoding alanine racemase, with protein sequence MALSLYVDTARWRAHQKSVIDQFPGLVPVCKGNGYGFGHERLADEASRFGSDMLAVGTTYEAARIKDWFSGDLLVLTPFRRGEEPVPLPDRVIRSVSSVDGVHALVGARVVIECMSSMKRHGVSEQELGLLHAAIEDVRLEGFALHLPLDRTDGSDAVEEVIGWMDRLRAARLPLHTMFVSHLRAEELGRLQQQFPQTRFRARIGTRLWLGDHDATEYRGAVLDVTRVAKGDRFGYRQQKTASDGWLVVVAGGTSHGVGLEAPKALHGVMPRAKGVARAGLATVNRNLSPFVWAGKQRWFAEPPHMQVSILFVPSDAQEPKVGDELVAHLRHTTTQFDRLVDR encoded by the coding sequence ATGGCGCTCTCCCTCTACGTCGACACCGCGCGCTGGCGGGCGCACCAGAAGTCCGTTATCGACCAGTTCCCCGGCCTTGTGCCGGTCTGCAAGGGCAATGGTTACGGCTTCGGTCATGAGCGACTCGCGGACGAGGCCTCCCGCTTCGGCTCGGACATGCTGGCCGTCGGCACCACCTACGAGGCGGCCCGGATCAAGGACTGGTTCAGCGGCGATCTCCTCGTCCTCACGCCCTTCCGGCGGGGCGAGGAGCCGGTCCCGCTGCCTGACCGTGTCATCCGCTCCGTCTCGTCCGTCGACGGTGTGCACGCCCTGGTGGGAGCCCGGGTTGTCATCGAGTGCATGAGCTCAATGAAGCGCCACGGCGTGAGTGAGCAGGAGCTCGGCCTGCTGCACGCCGCGATCGAGGATGTACGCCTCGAAGGCTTCGCGCTCCACCTCCCCCTCGACCGCACGGACGGCTCCGACGCGGTCGAGGAGGTCATCGGCTGGATGGACCGGCTGCGTGCGGCCCGGCTGCCGCTGCACACCATGTTCGTCAGCCATCTGCGCGCCGAGGAACTGGGCCGTCTTCAGCAGCAGTTCCCGCAGACCCGATTCCGCGCCCGCATCGGCACGCGGCTGTGGCTCGGCGACCACGACGCCACGGAGTACCGCGGCGCCGTCCTCGACGTCACCCGCGTCGCCAAGGGCGACCGCTTCGGCTACCGCCAGCAGAAGACCGCATCCGACGGCTGGCTGGTCGTCGTCGCCGGCGGTACGTCCCACGGCGTCGGCCTGGAGGCACCGAAGGCTCTGCACGGTGTGATGCCGCGCGCCAAGGGTGTCGCGCGCGCGGGCCTGGCGACGGTCAACCGCAACCTCTCGCCGTTCGTCTGGGCGGGCAAGCAGCGCTGGTTCGCCGAGCCGCCGCACATGCAGGTCTCGATCCTGTTCGTACCGTCGGACGCGCAGGAGCCGAAGGTCGGCGACGAACTGGTGGCTCATCTGCGCCACACGACGACGCAGTTCGACCGCCTGGTCGACCGCTGA
- a CDS encoding glycosyltransferase family 87 protein, with the protein MPSAEETSVYQARRDRRDRPEQPDVRPTRRDSVAASGSELIGGPAGRWAWRGGNGWLTPVRVIALVAIGMFALGMVQKMPCYNWAWFRGASSQYTHACYSDIPHLYLGRGFSEGLIPYFDRLPGDMEYLEYPVLTGLFMQVASWLDVAGGSMQNQEQMYWMVNAGLLMICTAVIAVCVTRTHRHRPWDALLVALAPAFALTATINWDLLAVALTAAAMLMWSRGRALAFGILIGLATAAKLYPVLLLGPLLLLCWRAGKWREFATAALGAAAAWLAVNLPVMLLAPEGWKKFYTFSQERQVDFGSFWLIITQRTGEPLEVESVNTYATLLMILACAGIGALTLSAPRRPRFAQLVFLVVAAFIITNKVYSPQYVLWLIPLAALARPRWRDFLIWQSCEVMYFLGIWMYLAYTTSPKHKGLPPEGYQVAIALHLLGTLYLCAVVVRDILKPERDGVRMDGSDDPSGGVLDGADDVFVLGHAAHPPRHAAQAVEGPRVQWGKPSQESGTEPQPSA; encoded by the coding sequence ATGCCCAGCGCAGAAGAGACGAGCGTGTACCAGGCCCGGCGGGACCGGCGAGACCGGCCGGAGCAGCCGGATGTACGGCCCACGCGGCGGGACTCCGTCGCCGCGTCCGGCAGCGAGCTGATCGGCGGTCCGGCCGGCCGCTGGGCCTGGCGCGGAGGCAACGGATGGCTCACTCCCGTACGTGTCATCGCACTCGTGGCGATCGGGATGTTTGCGCTCGGCATGGTGCAGAAGATGCCGTGTTACAACTGGGCCTGGTTCAGGGGCGCCAGCTCCCAATACACACATGCCTGCTATTCGGACATCCCACACCTGTACCTGGGCCGCGGCTTCTCCGAAGGTCTCATTCCGTACTTCGACCGGTTGCCCGGCGACATGGAGTACCTGGAGTACCCCGTCCTGACGGGTCTGTTCATGCAGGTCGCGTCGTGGCTCGACGTGGCCGGCGGCTCCATGCAGAACCAGGAGCAGATGTACTGGATGGTCAATGCGGGCCTGCTGATGATCTGCACCGCGGTCATCGCCGTCTGTGTCACCCGCACACATCGCCACCGTCCCTGGGATGCGCTGCTGGTGGCCCTGGCGCCCGCCTTCGCGCTCACCGCGACCATCAACTGGGATCTGCTGGCAGTGGCGCTCACGGCCGCAGCGATGCTGATGTGGTCACGCGGCCGGGCGCTGGCCTTCGGCATCCTCATCGGGCTCGCGACCGCCGCCAAGCTCTATCCCGTGCTGCTGCTCGGTCCGCTGCTCCTGTTGTGCTGGCGAGCGGGCAAATGGCGAGAGTTCGCCACTGCGGCGCTCGGCGCGGCAGCCGCCTGGCTGGCGGTGAACCTGCCCGTGATGCTGCTGGCGCCGGAGGGGTGGAAGAAGTTCTACACCTTCAGCCAGGAGCGGCAGGTCGACTTCGGCTCGTTCTGGCTGATCATCACGCAGCGTACGGGCGAGCCGCTCGAAGTCGAGTCGGTGAACACCTACGCGACGCTTCTGATGATCCTGGCGTGCGCGGGCATTGGCGCGCTGACGCTCAGCGCGCCGCGGCGGCCCCGTTTCGCACAGCTCGTCTTCCTGGTCGTCGCTGCGTTCATCATCACCAACAAGGTCTATTCACCGCAGTACGTACTGTGGCTGATTCCGCTCGCCGCGCTGGCCAGGCCGCGCTGGCGGGACTTTCTGATCTGGCAGTCCTGTGAGGTCATGTACTTCCTGGGGATCTGGATGTACCTCGCGTACACGACCAGCCCCAAGCACAAGGGCCTGCCGCCCGAGGGCTACCAGGTCGCGATCGCCCTGCACCTGCTGGGGACGCTGTACCTGTGCGCGGTGGTCGTACGGGACATCCTGAAGCCGGAGCGGGACGGCGTACGGATGGACGGATCGGACGACCCGTCGGGCGGTGTTCTCGACGGGGCCGACGACGTCTTCGTACTGGGGCATGCGGCCCATCCTCCACGGCATGCGGCGCAGGCAGTGGAGGGACCGCGGGTGCAGTGGGGGAAGCCGTCCCAGGAGTCCGGTACGGAACCCCAGCCGTCGGCTTAG
- a CDS encoding transglycosylase domain-containing protein, translated as MSEHRRKPPQQPGGGRAGARRAAQPPAGRRAAPSRGTTSGSPSASYGEERPYSGRAEARRAAQRSGGGRRRAEEGAGAGHGGRGGGRRGGGGGGGHDGPGRGRGGRPSKKRIIDYPRHNKYGWRRWVPSWKLVTGLCLGFVGSLMAAATIAYAMVQVPDQDKAAKAQNNVYYWADDTPMASTGGEINRQIIPISQIPEDMQNAVISAENKTFKDDSGIDPMGIARALVNMAKGGQTQGGSTITQQYVKNARLGDQSQTLSRKFKELFISIKVGTELGKPEIMEGYLNTSYYGRGAYGIQAAARTYYGKDASNLNAGECAFLASLLKGATYYDPAGAVDIDPAATPQANTVRATKRWNWILDEMVKDGHLPAAERARFKNLPMPVAIKKNAQLSGQVGYLVDLAKSNFLNNNDQGIDSDDLAKGGYEIHTTFQKDKVDKLKAAVKKVQDANIKPKKRPDTDTFVQFGGASVNPKTGEIAAVYGGDDATKHFTNNANETGAQVGSTFKPFVLAAAMETGVRDPLKPEDQGLDDRKLVDPDKSVYNGKNKLKIKKYDGSVWTNEKGEEWLQTNDGSESYKNITLREAMVHSANSPFVQLGMDIGIPEVRKSAVKAGLLESSLSKSNVPSFSIGISSPSAIRMAGAYATFAANGKQRDPFSVKKVEHEGRTVYEHEDRTKQAFTTAVASNVTDVLRSVVDEPEGTGKNARLPGRQVAGKTGTTDGNKSAWFVGYTPQLSTAIDMYRLDDNEKSKKREFLEMYGTGGQDKIHGASFPSEIWQTYMKEALKNTNPETFPEPEPVGEAVWGGGASSPAPTPSSTPSSTPSSAPSATPSGTPSTSPSPSQSCNPWQDWTCGTPGGNGNGGADGAPSGTPSTSPTGTVPGTNGGNGNGNGGIFGRPAG; from the coding sequence ATGAGCGAGCACCGTCGCAAACCGCCGCAGCAGCCGGGTGGCGGACGGGCCGGGGCCAGGCGCGCCGCCCAGCCGCCAGCCGGCCGCCGCGCAGCCCCGAGCCGGGGCACCACGTCAGGCTCCCCTTCCGCCTCGTACGGCGAGGAGCGTCCGTACAGCGGCCGCGCCGAAGCCCGCCGTGCCGCCCAGCGCAGCGGCGGTGGTCGCAGACGAGCGGAGGAAGGCGCGGGCGCCGGTCACGGAGGTCGCGGTGGCGGCCGACGTGGCGGCGGCGGTGGCGGGGGCCATGACGGTCCCGGCCGCGGTCGCGGGGGGCGTCCGTCCAAGAAACGGATCATCGACTACCCGCGCCACAACAAGTACGGATGGCGGCGGTGGGTGCCGTCGTGGAAGCTCGTCACCGGGCTGTGCCTGGGCTTCGTCGGCAGTCTGATGGCCGCGGCGACCATCGCGTACGCGATGGTGCAGGTTCCGGACCAGGACAAGGCTGCCAAGGCGCAGAACAACGTCTACTACTGGGCGGACGACACCCCGATGGCCTCCACCGGCGGTGAGATCAACCGGCAGATCATCCCGATCTCGCAGATCCCCGAGGACATGCAGAACGCCGTGATCTCGGCGGAGAACAAGACGTTCAAGGACGACTCCGGCATCGACCCGATGGGTATCGCCCGAGCCCTGGTGAACATGGCCAAGGGCGGACAGACCCAGGGTGGCTCCACCATCACCCAGCAGTATGTGAAGAACGCACGGCTCGGCGACCAGTCCCAGACCCTGAGCCGTAAGTTCAAGGAGCTCTTCATCTCCATAAAGGTCGGCACCGAATTGGGCAAGCCGGAGATCATGGAGGGCTATCTGAACACCTCGTACTACGGACGCGGTGCCTACGGCATTCAGGCCGCCGCCCGCACGTACTACGGGAAGGACGCGTCGAACCTGAACGCGGGCGAGTGCGCGTTCCTCGCCTCGCTCCTCAAGGGCGCCACCTACTACGACCCGGCCGGCGCCGTGGACATCGACCCTGCGGCGACGCCCCAGGCCAACACGGTCCGCGCCACCAAGCGCTGGAACTGGATCCTCGACGAGATGGTCAAGGACGGCCACCTTCCTGCCGCCGAGCGGGCCAGGTTCAAAAATCTCCCGATGCCCGTTGCGATCAAGAAGAACGCCCAGCTGAGTGGGCAGGTCGGCTACCTGGTGGACCTTGCCAAGTCCAACTTCCTCAACAACAACGACCAGGGCATCGACTCCGACGACCTCGCGAAGGGCGGCTATGAGATTCACACGACCTTCCAGAAGGACAAGGTCGACAAGTTGAAGGCCGCGGTCAAGAAGGTCCAGGACGCCAACATCAAGCCCAAGAAGCGCCCGGACACGGACACCTTCGTGCAGTTCGGTGGCGCCTCGGTCAACCCGAAGACCGGCGAGATCGCCGCCGTCTACGGCGGCGACGATGCGACCAAGCACTTCACCAACAACGCCAACGAGACCGGTGCCCAGGTCGGATCGACCTTCAAGCCGTTCGTCCTGGCGGCCGCGATGGAAACCGGCGTGCGTGACCCCCTCAAGCCCGAGGACCAGGGACTGGATGACCGCAAGCTCGTCGATCCCGACAAGAGCGTCTACAACGGCAAGAACAAGCTCAAGATCAAGAAGTACGACGGTTCCGTCTGGACGAACGAGAAGGGAGAGGAGTGGCTGCAGACCAACGACGGCAGCGAGTCGTACAAGAACATCACCTTGCGTGAAGCCATGGTCCACTCCGCCAACTCGCCCTTCGTGCAGCTGGGCATGGACATCGGCATCCCGGAGGTCAGAAAGTCGGCGGTGAAGGCCGGCCTGCTCGAGTCCTCCTTGTCCAAGTCGAACGTTCCGTCCTTCTCGATCGGTATCTCCTCCCCCAGCGCCATCCGCATGGCCGGCGCCTACGCGACGTTCGCGGCCAACGGCAAGCAGCGCGACCCGTTCTCCGTCAAAAAGGTCGAGCATGAGGGCAGGACGGTCTACGAGCACGAGGACAGGACCAAGCAGGCCTTCACCACGGCCGTCGCGAGCAATGTGACCGACGTGCTCAGGTCTGTCGTCGACGAGCCCGAGGGCACCGGCAAGAACGCCCGGCTCCCCGGTCGGCAGGTCGCCGGAAAGACCGGTACGACCGACGGCAACAAGTCGGCCTGGTTCGTCGGCTACACGCCGCAGCTGTCGACCGCCATCGACATGTACCGGCTCGACGACAACGAGAAGAGCAAGAAGCGCGAGTTCCTGGAGATGTACGGCACCGGTGGCCAGGACAAGATCCACGGAGCGTCGTTCCCCTCCGAGATCTGGCAGACGTACATGAAGGAAGCGCTCAAGAACACGAACCCCGAGACCTTCCCCGAGCCTGAGCCCGTCGGTGAGGCCGTCTGGGGTGGCGGCGCGTCCAGCCCGGCACCGACGCCGTCCAGCACGCCGTCCAGCACCCCGTCCTCCGCCCCGTCGGCTACGCCATCGGGTACGCCGTCCACCAGCCCCAGCCCGAGCCAGTCGTGCAATCCGTGGCAGGACTGGACCTGCGGCACCCCGGGTGGCAATGGCAATGGCGGAGCCGACGGTGCACCTAGCGGCACCCCGTCGACCAGTCCGACGGGGACAGTGCCAGGAACCAACGGCGGCAACGGCAACGGCAACGGAGGCATCTTCGGAAGGCCAGCCGGCTAG